A stretch of Mytilus edulis chromosome 11, xbMytEdul2.2, whole genome shotgun sequence DNA encodes these proteins:
- the LOC139494693 gene encoding meiosis-specific nuclear structural protein 1-like produces the protein MTTVRRLTASERERQLQNYRRHEEVREDTIRQLGTQKLLEANMSNEEKLSEKRYIRRMMMEQKERDMEDTILKAQRDRLIREEQMLQEERLAQEMEKHKLEGMRDEKMRQQIRETSLELRELESKLKAAYMNKERSAQIAEKEALKFDKMKRDSEISRQMKEEHERAGEAEKQREVERYKEQIRYQQELERQLEEQEHKKQQAYEEFLKEKLMIDEIVRKIYEEDQRERELAMAKQKATQAYIEDFKNAREEWKIRERQRMEEENIKIREFARLQQLRENERMESKKAKEASMARVQEALAQDISRKDEEREEMERVRMELYQEEQEERERQKEREDMEKRIRQKLELQETHAQQMHFKNLRRKAEEDEEEEFRRQMLAKFAEDDRIEQMNANKRRMKQLEHKRAVEDLIDRRRDQFAADREREVAERREDERMEGFRRQIIEEERQKLLKEHAMRLLGYLPKGVIRDEGDLNMLGGDFKEAYKARQIDPFDDEAWDQRR, from the exons ATG ACAACTGTTCGGAGACTGACTGCTTCTGAGAGGGAACGGCAGTTACAGAACTACCGTAGGCATGAAGAAGTACGGGAAGACACCATCCGTCAGTTGGGCACCCAGAAGTTGTTGGAGGCAAATATGAGTAATGAAGAAAAACTCTCAGAGAAACGTTACATCAGACGAATGATGATGGAGCAGAAAGAGAGAGATATGGAGGACACAATTCTCAAG GCACAGAGAGATAGATTGATCAGAGAAGAACAAATGTTACAAGAAGAAAGATTGGCTCAGGAAATGGAGAAACACAAATTAGAAGGAATGAGAGATGAAAAAATGAGACAACAAATTAGGGAAACAAG TCTTGAACTTCGAGAGCTGGAATCCAAACTTAAGGCAGCTTACATGAACAAAGAACGATCAGCACAAATCGCTGAGAAAGAAGCACTGAAATTTGATAAGAtg AAACGGGATTCCGAGATATCCCGACAGATGAAGGAAGAACACGAGAGAGCAGGGGAGGCTGAGAAACAGAGGGAGGTAGAACGATATAAAGAACAGATCAGATACCAACAGGAACTAGAGAGACAGCTTGAGGAACAGGAGCACAAGAAACAACAGGCCTACGAGGAATTCCTCAAGGAGAAACTCATGATTGACGAAATCGTCAGGAAGATTTATGAGGAAGACCAaag AGAAAGAGAGCTTGCAATGGCCAAACAGAAAGCAACACAAGCCTACATTGAAGACTTCAAAAATGCAAGGGAGGAATGGAAAATCAGAGAGAGACAGCGCATGGAAGAGGAGAATATTAAAATCCGTGAATTTGCTAGACTACAACAATTACGGGAAAATGAAAGAATGGAGAGTAAAAAAGCCAAAGAAGCATCCATGGCTCGTGTTCAAGAAGCT TTGGCACAAGATATTTCTAGAAAAGACGAAGAGAGGGAAGAGATGGAGAGAGTTCGAATGGAATTATATCAAGAGGAACAAGAAGAGAGAGAAAGACAAAAAGAAAGA GAAGACATGGAGAAACGTATTAGGCAAAAGTTGGAGTTACAAGAAACACATGCCCAACAGATGCACTTCAAAAATCTACGGAGGAAGGCAGAGGAAGATGAGGAGGAAGAATTTAGAAGACAG atgtTGGCCAAATTTGCAGAGGATGATCGCATAGAACAAATGAATGCTAACAAACGTAGAATGAAACAACTGGAACACAAAAGAGCAGTTGAGGATTTGATTGATAGAAGAAGGGACCAGTTTGCTGCCGATCGTGAACGAGAGGTAGCGGAGAGACGTGAAGACGAGAGAATGGAAGGCTTTAGAAGACAGATCATTGAAGAAGAGAGACAGAAATTGTTAAAGGAGCATGCAATGAGACTGTTAGGCTATCTACCaaag ggaGTGATACGAGACGAAGGAGATTTAAACATGTTAGGAGGAGATTTTAAAGAAGCCTACAAAGCCAGACAAATAGACCCTTTTGATGATGAGGCATGGGACCAAAGAAGATGA